CTGTTCGTCATGGCAGCCGCACTTGGCGTATGGGGAACGGCCACCGGATGGCCGGACCTGATCGTTGCCGCCGTCATGGCCGGCCTGTTCCTCACCTCTTCCTACCAGATCCTGCGGCAGGCCTGGGCGGAGTATCGCCTGGAGTCCTCCGCGCTGCCGCACGCCCCCGCGCACACTCACGGCGACGCCTCACACGGATGCTGCGCGCATGATCATGCACATGCGGAGGCGCGGCACTAGCGCAGCGTCCCCAGCCGAATATGCGGCCGGCTGACTGGGGTCGGCCGGCGTCGGGGTCGCCTCGACAAAATTGCACCGGGGCGGATTCCATGGGATAATATTCTTAGCGCGCACGAACACCCGCCGAGGAGTTCGACCACGATCGCGCGGTTTCCTCGTCGGGTGTCGCCTTGCGCTGGCAGCCTAAGGAGACACTCTCATGGCAACGACTTATGGAATGAAGCTCGCGGAGCATCGGCGCTGGGAGGATATCCTGGCCATGGCTCTCGGAGCACTGATCGTCCTGTCACCCTGGATCCTCGCTACGCCGATGTTCAGCGGCATGGCAGGCAGCACCCAGGTTGTGTTCAACGCGGTCCTCACCGGCGCGCTCATTATCGCCGCGGGAGGGCTGGAACTGTTCTCCCGGCAACGTTGGGAAGAGATGCTGGCGCTCATCTGCGGCGTATGGCTGATCGTTGCGCCATATGCCCTCGGCTATGTCGGCACGTTGCGCGGCTGGCACATGGCCCTTGGCGCAGCGGTCACGATCCTTGCCGTCTTCGAGCTCTGGCAAGACCAAGGCCGGTCGACCTGAGCATGGCAGCCTGACGCTCCCTGGGCGTGCAACGCCTTCCGGGATAAGCGCCAAGGGTCGGCGCGTGGCCGGCCCAGCCCTGAGCGGCGGCTAGCGCTTCCTGACCGCTGCCTGAGCCGCCGCCAGGCGGGCGATCGGCACGCGGAAAGGAGAGCACGATACGTAGTCCAGGCCGACCTCCTCGCAGAAGCGGATGGAAGCCGGGTCGCCGCCATGCTCGCCGCATATGCCGAGCTTGATCCCGGCGCGGGTGGCCCTGCCCTTCTCGGCCGCCATGCGGACCAGTTCGCCGACGCCGTCGATATCGAGAGATACGAACGGATCCTGCTCGATGACGTTCTTCTGACGGTAAGACTCCAGGAAGGACGCGGCATCGTCGCGCGATATGCCGAACGTGGTCTGGGTGAGATCGTTGGTGCCGAAGGAGAAGAACTCGGCGGATTCCGCGATGACGTGAGCGCGGATCGCAGCGCGCGGCAGCTCGATCATGGTGCCGACCAGATAGTCGATCTGGGCGCCGCTCTCGGCCATTACCTCGTCTGCAACGGCATCGATTCGCGCCTTGACGAAGTCGAGTTCCTTCTTGAGCCCGACCAGCGGCACCATGACCTCCGGCACGACCGGATTGCCGGTCTTCTGCGCGGCCTCGACGGCCGCCTCGAAGATGGCCCGCGCCTGCATCTCGGCGATCTCCGGATAGGTG
This portion of the Mesorhizobium shangrilense genome encodes:
- a CDS encoding SPW repeat domain-containing protein; this translates as MATTYGMKLAEHRRWEDILAMALGALIVLSPWILATPMFSGMAGSTQVVFNAVLTGALIIAAGGLELFSRQRWEEMLALICGVWLIVAPYALGYVGTLRGWHMALGAAVTILAVFELWQDQGRST